The Pan paniscus chromosome 1, NHGRI_mPanPan1-v2.0_pri, whole genome shotgun sequence genome has a segment encoding these proteins:
- the LOC100973098 gene encoding translationally-controlled tumor protein, with product MIIYRDLISHDEMFSDIYKIREIADGLCLEVEGKMVSRTEGNIDDSLIGGNASAEGPEGEGTESTVITGVDIVMNHHLQETSFTKEAYKKYIKDYMKSIKGKLEEQRPERVKPFMTGAAEQIKHILANFKNYQFFIGENMNPDGMVALLDYREDGVTPYMIFFKDGLEMEKC from the coding sequence ATGATTATCTACCGGGACCTCATCAGCCACGATGAGATGTTCTCCGACATCTACAAGATCCGGGAGATCGCGGACGGGTTGTGCCTGGAGGTGGAGGGGAAGATGGTCAGTAGGACAGAAGGTAACATTGATGACTCGCTCATTGGTGGAAATGCCTCCGCTGAAGGCCCCGAGGGCGAAGGTACCGAAAGCACAGTAATCACTGGTGTCGATATTGTCATGAACCATCACCTGCAGGAAACAAGTTTCACAAAAGAAGCCTACAAGAAGTACATCAAAGATTACATGAAATCAATCAAAGGGAAACTTGAAGAACAGAGACCAGAAAGAGTAAAACCTTTTATGACAGGGGCTGCAGAACAAATCAAGCACATCCTTGCTAATTTCAAAAACTACCAGTTCTTTATTGGTGAAAACATGAATCCAGATGGCATGGTTGCTCTATTGGACTACCGTGAGGATGGTGTGACCCCATATATGATTTTCTTTAAGGATggtttagaaatggaaaaatgttaa